CGCGTCCATCCGGGCGTTCGGCCCGGCGGCCTACGACGAGCGGCAGGTCGAGGCGTGGGCGACGACGGACGGCCCGCCCGACTACCCGATCGGCGAACCGGGACAGTACCTCGTCGTCGCGGAGCGCGAGGGGGAACTCGCCGGGTTCGGCCACCTGCACGTTCCCGAGGCGGAGGTGCGGGCCGTCTACGTGCACCCCGGACACGCCCGCCGGGGCGTCGGGTCGGCGCTCCTGGGCCGCCTGGAGGCCGAGGCGCGGGGGCGGGGGATCGACGAACTCTCGCTCTCGGCGTCGCGCAACGCCGTCCCCTTCTACGAGGCGCTGGGCTGGGAGCGCGTCCGCGAGGCGAGCCACGAGACGAGCGGCGGCGTCGTCCTCCCGGTGGTCGTCATGCGGCGGTCGCTCGACGGCGAGGTGTGAACGTGAGCGGCGAACCAGATCGGGGCTAGTCGCGCGGGTCGCGGTCCGGCCCCGGGTACGGCTCCTCGAACGCCACCTCGTACATCGTCTCGGGGTCGAACAGCAGCGCGAACGCCCGCGGGTGCTTGACGCTCGTCTCCACACGCGCCCGGATCGCGGTGCCCGCCTTCGCCCCGCCGAGTCGCTCGTCGAACGAGAGCACGTGCGCCGCCTCGCCGCGGTAGGCGGAGGCGAGCGCGGGGTGGTCCTCGGGGGGGTGTTCGACCGGGACGCGCAGCGCGTCGATCCGCTCGCGCCAGTCGCGCGCGAGGTCGGCGTCCGCGAGGCGGGCGATCACCGCCTCGGCGTCGTCGAGCAGGGGGTCGCTGGCGACGAGGTCGACCCACGAGTGCGCCCGGATCAGGTCGAGCGCGTCGCGCGCCGGCCCGCCGACGAGCAGGTCCGCCGCGAGCACGTCCGCGTCCGCGACGACGCGGACGGCGCGCTCACTCGCGTTCATCGTCGTTCCCCGGGGTCGGGGTCGCCCCGGCGGTCCCCGCTGTCCCGATCCCCCTCCCGCCGTCCTGACCGTCCCCCCTTTCGGCGCTCCGTGAGGACGCGCTGCACGTCGTCGAGCGACGCCTCGAGTGCGGCGGCGCGCTCGAACAGTCGATCCCAGGTGTCCATGTGCGGAGGTGGCCGGCGCGGGGAAAAGACCCTGCGGTGTCGGGGTGGGAGTGGGTCAGCCGGCGCGCTCCGCCGGGGCTACGAGGTCGAGGCGGCGGAGGGCGTGCCAGGCGAGCAGGCCGCCGACGAACGCCAGCCCGACGTTCGTCAGCGCGCCCGCGACGCCGACCGCGACGGCGAGCGCGGATCGGTCGGCGAGCGCGACCCGGCCGAGCTGGAGGGCGACGACGCCGAGCACCGCGCCGAGCAGCGCCAGCGGGAACGCCGTCCAGAGGCCGGCGACGAGCGCGGCGGCGAGGTAGAGCCCGCCGAGGACGACGTTCGCGCCGCCGGTGCGCGCGCCGAAGGCGTACTTCCCCGCGAGGCCGCCGCTCCCGTGGCACATCGGCAGGCCGCCGAACGGGACCGAGAGGAGCGTCATCGCGCCCATGTTCGTCGCGAGGTCGTCGGAGGGAACGTCCGCGTCGAAGAGGTCGGAGAACAGGAGCGAGGTGGCGACGGCGGCGTTCCCGACCGTCATGGCGAGCTGCGCGGCGGTCCCGCCCAGTGCGGCCGTCGTCAGGTTCGGGACGCCACCGGGGAAGAGCGCGAGCGCCGGGAGGGTCGGCTCGGGGACGCCGTCGACGCCGACGGCGAGCGCGACGCCCGCGCCGAGCAGCGCGAGTGCCGCCGCCCGCGGCGCGACGAGCGAGACGGCCGCCGCGAGGAGGACGCCCCCGAGCGCGAGCGTCGGCTCGGCGAGCGCGAGGTCGAACGCCCGCTCGATCAGGAGGAGCGCCACGGCGAGCTGGACGCCGCGGACGACCGGCTCGCCGACGAATCGCTCGACGCGGCCGAGCGCCCCGGTCGCCCCGGCGGCCAGGAGGAGGACGCCCGCGAGCAGGCCGGCGGCGAGGAACTCGCCGTACGTCAGCGCGCCCGCGATCGCCAGCCCTGCGAGCGCCTTCATCGGCTCGACGGACATCGGCAGGCCGTAACGAACGCCCCAGACGACCTGGAAGACGCCGAAGGCGACCAGCACGTGGGGGAGCGAGGCGGGCGTCAGCGCGCACAGCGTGACGACGATCGGGAGGACGGTAACCGAATCACCCAACGCGCCGGTGACCTCGTGAAGCGCCAACTCGACGCCGCGGTCCGATCCGTACTCGTCGAAAACGGCCATCAAGTGGCGGTATGGACCCTCGACGTATCACTGTTGTCGGTAATCACGGCCGCTATCGCGAGCGCGGGCGAGTAACCGATCGTCGTTACCCTCGCCGAACGGGACGCGGTGTTCCGCCGGGAAGGAGACGCCGACGGTGCTCCCCGTCGTCGGGGGGTCGGTCGCGTAGGCGGTGACCGGCGTCCCGTCGAGGTCGAGCGAGATTCGGGTCGAGCCGCCCTCGTCGACGGCGCGCGTGACCCGGGCGCGGCCGGCGTCCGCCGCGCCGTCGAGTCGGACGTGTTCGGGGCGGATGGCGAACTCGTCGCAGTCGAGGTCGGGCGCGAGCGCGCCGGGGAGGCAGTTCGCCCCCGTGAACCGGGCGACGAAGGGGTCACGCGGACGTTCGAACACCGCCTCGGGCGTGTCGACCTGGAGCACGTTCCCGTCCGCCATGACGGCTACGCGATCCGCGAGCGCCCGCGCCGTCGTCCGGTCGTGGGTCACGTGGAGGGCGGTGACGTCGGCGAGCACGTCGGCGAGGTCGTCGCGGAGGCGCTCGCGGGTCGGCGCGTCGAGCGCCGAGAGCGGTTCGTCGAGCAGGAGCACCTCGGGTCGGACGGCGAGCGCCCGGGCGAGCGCGACGCGCTGTGACTCCCCGCCCGAGAGCGTCTCCGGGGTTCGGTCGACGAGGTGCGACACGCCGAGGCGGGCGAGCAGTTCGTCGGGGTCGCGCGGGTCGTCGCGGTAGCGCGCGCCGAACGCGACGTTCTCGCGGACGGTCATGTGGGGGAACAGCGCGTAGTCCTGGAAGACGAAGCCGAACTCCCGTCGCTCGGGCGGCGCGTCGATCACGTCGCGGCCGTCGAGTTCGACGCGCCCCGTCGCCGGGTGGAAGCCGGCGACGAGTTCGAGCAGGAGCGTCTTTCCGCTCCCGCTCGGGCCGAGGACGACCAGCGTCTCGCCCGTCTCGACGGTGAGCGCCGCGTCGACGGCGAACGGTTCCGCGCCGGGAGCGGTGAAGGTCGCCGCCACGTCGAACGCGAGCGTCACCGTATCACCCCCGCGGTGGACGCGTCGTACGCGAGCCAGCGCACGAGCAGGAAGATGCCGAGGCTCATCGACAGCAGGACGAAGGCGACGGCGCTGCTCTCGGCGAGCGACCCCGCAGTGAACGTGTTGAAGATGAACACCGGAGCGTGCTGGCCGGTGACCACCTCGCCCGCGGGGGGGTAGAAGAACGAGACGTTGTAGGCGACGACGGCGACGGCCCCGAACTCGGAGACGGCGCGCGCCCAGGCCAGCACGCCGCCGGTGAGGACGCCGCGGGCGGCGAGCGGGAGGCTGACCCGTCGGAACGCCTCGAACTGGCTCGCCCCGTGGACGCGCGCGGCGCGCTCGACGTCGCGCTCGACGTCCTCGAACGCCTCGCGGGCGACGTTCACGGCGAACGGGGCGCTGACGAACGCCATCGCGAGCACCATCCCGACCGTCGTCCCGAGGACGCCCAGTTCGGGAAACGCCGCCCCCCGGCCGAAGCCGAACAGGATGAGGAGCCCCGCGACCGAGTGCGGGACGACCAGCGGCAGGTCGACCAGCCCCTCGACGAGCGGCCGACCGGGGAACCCCCGCGCCAGCAGGTAGGCGAGCGGGACGCCGAAGACGAGCGTGAACAGCGTCGCGAGCAGCGGTCCGTAGACCGTGAGGTAGAGCATCCGGTGGACCTCCGGCGAGCGGAGCGCCTCGGAGACGAGACCGGGGTCCTGCCGGGCGACGAACAGCGCCAGCGGGAGCGCGAGCGCGACGAGCAGGACCGACCCCATCGTCGCCGCGGCGACCCCGGCCCAGCGCCGTTCCGTGGTGCCGACCACGAGCGTGAAGATCACCGGCCCGACGACGAGGATCCAGTAGCTCTCGAGCGCCCACCCGATAGCGCCGACGACGCCGGTGGCGACCGCGGCCGCCGCGACCCCTCTGAGGCCACCGCCGGTCGCCCCGGCGATGGCGGCGGCGCTGCCCATCGCGAACAGGGCGTACAGCGTCGGCTGCTCCGCGACGTAGGCGGCGGCGAACGCGATCACCTGGACGGTCAGGACGGCGAGCACGGCGGACCCGCGACCGAGGTGGCCCGATCCGGTCGCGATCGACCGCCCGACGCGCGTGGAGGTACTCATCCGACGGTGGTATCGTTCATCTCGGTGGTGATAGTTCTCGCGTTACAGTTCGAGCGGGCCGAGCGACTCCTTCGCCTCGGCGTGGCTCATCACTCGCTCGGGGACGTTCGACTCGGCGCTCTTCGGGACGACCGCGGGCGACGTGGGGTCGAACCCGGAGTTCCTCAGGATCTCCTGTCCCGGTTCGGTGACCATGTACTCGACCCACTTCGCCCCGAGGTCGGGTGCCTGGGCCACGCTCGGGACGGTGATGCCGTAGGCGATCGGCGCGCCGGTGTAGGTCGTCCCGCCCGCCTCGACGGTCGCCTTCGCGTAGTGGTCGGCGTACGTCGCGGTCGCCTTCGAGAGGTCGACCGACGGCTGGAGGTCGACCGTG
The Halomarina pelagica DNA segment above includes these coding regions:
- a CDS encoding GNAT family N-acetyltransferase, translating into MRVRPATPDDAPAILDLHVASIRAFGPAAYDERQVEAWATTDGPPDYPIGEPGQYLVVAEREGELAGFGHLHVPEAEVRAVYVHPGHARRGVGSALLGRLEAEARGRGIDELSLSASRNAVPFYEALGWERVREASHETSGGVVLPVVVMRRSLDGEV
- a CDS encoding DUF7384 family protein — its product is MNASERAVRVVADADVLAADLLVGGPARDALDLIRAHSWVDLVASDPLLDDAEAVIARLADADLARDWRERIDALRVPVEHPPEDHPALASAYRGEAAHVLSFDERLGGAKAGTAIRARVETSVKHPRAFALLFDPETMYEVAFEEPYPGPDRDPRD
- a CDS encoding putative sulfate/molybdate transporter, whose amino-acid sequence is MAVFDEYGSDRGVELALHEVTGALGDSVTVLPIVVTLCALTPASLPHVLVAFGVFQVVWGVRYGLPMSVEPMKALAGLAIAGALTYGEFLAAGLLAGVLLLAAGATGALGRVERFVGEPVVRGVQLAVALLLIERAFDLALAEPTLALGGVLLAAAVSLVAPRAAALALLGAGVALAVGVDGVPEPTLPALALFPGGVPNLTTAALGGTAAQLAMTVGNAAVATSLLFSDLFDADVPSDDLATNMGAMTLLSVPFGGLPMCHGSGGLAGKYAFGARTGGANVVLGGLYLAAALVAGLWTAFPLALLGAVLGVVALQLGRVALADRSALAVAVGVAGALTNVGLAFVGGLLAWHALRRLDLVAPAERAG
- a CDS encoding ABC transporter ATP-binding protein; the protein is MTLAFDVAATFTAPGAEPFAVDAALTVETGETLVVLGPSGSGKTLLLELVAGFHPATGRVELDGRDVIDAPPERREFGFVFQDYALFPHMTVRENVAFGARYRDDPRDPDELLARLGVSHLVDRTPETLSGGESQRVALARALAVRPEVLLLDEPLSALDAPTRERLRDDLADVLADVTALHVTHDRTTARALADRVAVMADGNVLQVDTPEAVFERPRDPFVARFTGANCLPGALAPDLDCDEFAIRPEHVRLDGAADAGRARVTRAVDEGGSTRISLDLDGTPVTAYATDPPTTGSTVGVSFPAEHRVPFGEGNDDRLLARARDSGRDYRQQ
- a CDS encoding ABC transporter permease — encoded protein: MSTSTRVGRSIATGSGHLGRGSAVLAVLTVQVIAFAAAYVAEQPTLYALFAMGSAAAIAGATGGGLRGVAAAAVATGVVGAIGWALESYWILVVGPVIFTLVVGTTERRWAGVAAATMGSVLLVALALPLALFVARQDPGLVSEALRSPEVHRMLYLTVYGPLLATLFTLVFGVPLAYLLARGFPGRPLVEGLVDLPLVVPHSVAGLLILFGFGRGAAFPELGVLGTTVGMVLAMAFVSAPFAVNVAREAFEDVERDVERAARVHGASQFEAFRRVSLPLAARGVLTGGVLAWARAVSEFGAVAVVAYNVSFFYPPAGEVVTGQHAPVFIFNTFTAGSLAESSAVAFVLLSMSLGIFLLVRWLAYDASTAGVIR